AGGTCCCGGACAGCATGCGTACTGCTCCGACGAATGTCGCCCCATCTGCGAGCACCCCACATGCGACCGCCCTACGCGGGCATGCAGACGGTGTGCGACTCGCACCGGGTTCAGCTTGATCGCCACGGCGAACTCCGGCCGGACACGTGGTCGAAGGAATGGGTGTGCGTCGTTTGCGGGGCAGGTGTCCCGAAGGGGTCGGGGCGCCGTAAGCACTGCTCGAGGGCTGTCAGCAAACCGACTCTCGATACAACGGGCGTCGCCCAACGACGGCGAAATGTCGGCTATGCGGGCAGGACTTCTCCCTACAGCGGCGCACCGGGGCGAGGCTTCAGCGCACCGACACTCAGTGGTGCCGCACCTGCGGTAGAGAATCCCCCGAAGCGCGCCGATATCTGAAGTACGGAATCACCCCGGAGGAGTACGCGGCCGCGATGAATCGGGGCTGCGACATCTGCGGCGAGCGCGTGGGGGCGCTACATATCGACCATGACCACAGCTGCTGCCCTCCACGGAGTAAGCAGTGGCGAACCTGCGGGCAGTGCGTCCGCGGATTCCTCTGCGGATCGTGCAACCGCGGATTGGGCCTACTGAAGGATGACCCGAACGTGCTGCGAAGCGCGATCGAGTACCTCGGTCGAAAGGCCTAGAAACAGCGCATACATACGGACTCAACGAACACCCCTAAGGCCATGAGCCTCTGGGGTGTTCGTCATTTCTGGCGGCAAGCAAAGGGGTGGCAGCGTGGCCACGGAGCTAGGTGTTGCCTACATTTCCATCGTTCCAGAGACGAGCCGTATCGCTCCTGGCATCCGTAACGCGCTCAATGGTGCTGAACGCGGCGCTGGTGACACTGGGCGTCGCATGGGTCACACGATGTCCACCGCCCTCGGCACGGCGCTGGGATTGGCGTGTCGAAGGCGGCGGGCGCAGCATCGAAGGTGCTGCAGGATGCCCTGTCGGCAGGCTACAACCGGATCACCACCCTGGAGAAGGCGGACATCCAGTTCCGCAATATGGGGCTGTCGGCCGGTGACACGAAGCGTCAGCTTGCCGATCTGAATGACATCGTCACCGGCACCTCGACTTCGCTGGCTGATGCAGCGGCGGCAGCAGCGATGCTGGGCGGTGCTGGCGTGGCGGCGGGCGACGACATGAACAACGCTGTGAAGGCGTTGGTGAACATCTCTGCGGCCTCTGGCGCCTCGGCGCAGGACATCGGCCTCGTGATGATGCAGATCAAGGCGTCGGCAAGTTGATGGGCTCGGAGGCGTTGCAGCTGGCCCAGCGCGGCGTGCCGATCTATGACCTCATTGCGAAGTCGATCGGCAAGACGACTGCCGAGGTCCGCACCCTCGGCGAAGAGGGCAAGATCTCGTTCGACCAGGTCGTCACGGCGATCAACCAGGGCACCGGCAACCTCGCGAAGGAGATGGGCGAGACCCTTCCCGCGAAGCTCGCCAACTTCCGGACCGCGATGGGCCGCCTGTCGGCTGCGGGCATGGAGCCGTTCCTTCTCCGCGCCAAGGGCGGCGTTGTCGGCCTGACCGAAGCAGTAAACGATCTCACCCCGAAGATGAAGGATTTCGCGCTCGCCGCGGACGCCAAGATCTTCGACCAGTGGGTGCCGCAGCTCAAGGGTCTGTATGCAACCCTCGAGGGCTCGGGAGCTCTTGATCGAGCGGCCGAAACCTTTACGGCGCTGTGGGATTCACTGATGGAACTCGGTCCTGCAGCGCGTACGATTGGGGCGGCACTCGCGGAAGCGTCTGCGTCGCTCGGCGTCGGCGGCTGGCAGGTGTTCCTGGCGACGGTCCAGACGGCGTCGGGATTCTGCAAGGACTCGCCCCGGTGCTTCAGACTGTCGGCGATCTCATGGAGGCGCATCCGGGTTACGTCACCGCAGCGCTCGCGGCGTGGTTGGCGTTCCGAACCGTGCCCGCAATCCTGGGGCGCGTCACGACGGCGCTCGGCCCGATGCATACGGGAATCAGTCGTGTCGGAACGGCGTTCGGCGGTGTGCGTCCGGCAATCGGCAACTTCACCGACGCCTATCGGACCTCGCTTGGCTACATCCGGCAGGCGAACCCGCAGCTCTCGACGGCCGGCGCCCATATCCGCGTCCTTGTGCCAACGCGGGAATGGCCGCTTCCGGCGGACTCAGCGCACTACGTGGGGCGGCCGGTGGACTGTCTGCGGCATTGGGCGGCCCTTTGAATATCGCGCTCATGGCTGGTGCCGCATATCTGATGATGGCGCGCAGGCTCACGCCGATGCGACGCAGAAGGCGAAGGCTCAGTCGCAGGCGGTGAAGGAGCTTGCGGAGTCCCAGAGGCTGATGGGCCGCTTTCCGTGAGTCCCGCGGTGCCATGAACGATGACACCTGGGCCAAGGCTGCGGAAC
This DNA window, taken from Gordonia westfalica, encodes the following:
- a CDS encoding tape measure protein — its product is MGSEALQLAQRGVPIYDLIAKSIGKTTAEVRTLGEEGKISFDQVVTAINQGTGNLAKEMGETLPAKLANFRTAMGRLSAAGMEPFLLRAKGGVVGLTEAVNDLTPKMKDFALAADAKIFDQWVPQLKGLYATLEGSGALDRAAETFTALWDSLMELGPAARTIGAALAEASASLGVGGWQVFLATVQTASGFCKDSPRCFRLSAISWRRIRVTSPQRSRRGWRSEPCPQSWGASRRRSARCIRESVVSERRSAVCVRQSATSPTPIGPRLATSGRRTRSSRRPAPISASLCQRGNGRFRRTQRTTWGGRWTVCGIGRPFEYRAHGWCRISDDGAQAHADATQKAKAQSQAVKELAESQRLMGRFP
- a CDS encoding endonuclease domain-containing protein, which codes for MKYGITPEEYAAAMNRGCDICGERVGALHIDHDHSCCPPRSKQWRTCGQCVRGFLCGSCNRGLGLLKDDPNVLRSAIEYLGRKA